The following proteins come from a genomic window of Thermoanaerobaculia bacterium:
- a CDS encoding DUF4926 domain-containing protein, which produces MRELEMVVLRRDLPGARLEAGDVGTVVLAHAGGAGFEVEFATLAGETIAVLTVPAEDLRAVAPDEIAHVRRVA; this is translated from the coding sequence ATGCGGGAGCTCGAAATGGTCGTCCTGCGACGAGACCTCCCGGGAGCGAGGCTCGAAGCCGGGGACGTCGGAACCGTCGTACTGGCGCACGCCGGGGGCGCCGGCTTCGAAGTCGAGTTCGCCACGCTCGCCGGTGAGACGATCGCCGTCCTCACCGTGCCCGCCGAAGACCTCCGCGCCGTCGCCCCCGACGAGATCGCGCACGTCCGCCGAGTAGCGTAG